The following coding sequences lie in one Brachionichthys hirsutus isolate HB-005 chromosome 15, CSIRO-AGI_Bhir_v1, whole genome shotgun sequence genomic window:
- the mep1bb gene encoding meprin A subunit beta, with protein MPLQPAAKILGKCFFSYSLIYATSSFFFHYARCIPNTDYDVDGGQDLDIFDINEEAGLNLLEGDIVLDERETRNSIIGDKYRWPKTIPYYMEDSLEINAKGVILKAFEQYRLKSCIDFKPWSGEANYISIFKGSGCFSSVGNRHVGKQRLSIGRNCDRIATIEHEFLHALGFWHEQSRADRDDYVRIMWDQISEGKEHNFNTYNDTTSSSLGVPYDYGSMMHYSKTAFRNGTEATIVTKIPAFSEVIGQRMEFSDSDLLKLHRLYNCSKSSTFLDSCDFERENICGMIQGRERTAEWSQVSKAAGGPDTDYSNMGKCTGSGHFMHFSTGTAPFGATAQLESRLLYPKRGFQCLQFFFYNSAGASDTLNIYVREYSKANPGGTLRFVKTIDGPPQELWQIHHVSLDAKTKFRVVFQGTKVSSGPPAGGLSLDDINLSETTCPEFIWRVKNFSHVMENTTRNTSIFSPPFTSKEGYTFQMQLYPSGKDDYSGQLSAFAHLVAREGDTGQIWPCPWKQMTMMLMDQHAHIQNRMSNQRSVTTDPNIKATGSEIFLWDDPRKIGSEVTDTDGSKYFRGPGAGTAVYLTHLRARSRDFIKGGDAIFLLTMEDVSHLTTSQPLPSPTPSIPPTTTAPDVCLNVQCQNDGVCVEDEGKAACRCLVGNDWWYYGNSCQYKGSIKDKTNLALATSLSVLGVMLVITIVSVICIKKKYKKSKYDNSVVMANVGAA; from the exons atgcCTTTGCAG CCTGCAGCAAAAATATTAggtaagtgttttttttcttattcattGATATATGCTACATCGTCATTCTTTTTTCACTATGCACGTTGTATTCCAAATACAGACTATGATGTGGATGGTGGGCAGGACCTTGACATTTTTGACATCAATGAAG AAGCGGGGTTGAATCTTTTAGAGGGAGACATTGTGCTTGATGAG AGGGAAACCCGAAATTCCATAATTGGAGATAAGTACAGGTGGCCTAAGACGATCCCGTACTACATGGAAGATAGTTTAG AGATCAATGCTAAAGGTGTCATCCTGAAGGCCTTTGAGCAGTACAGGCTCAAGAGCTGCATCGACTTCAAACCATGGAGCGGAGAGGCAAACTACATTTCCATCTTCAAAGGGAGCGG CTGCTTCTCATCTGTGGGAAACCGGCATGTAGGCAAGCAGCGGCTGTCTATAGGCAGAAACTGTGACCGGATCGCCACCATCGAACACGAGTTCCTCCATGCTCTGGGCTTCTGGCACGAGCAGTCCAGGGCGGACCGAGATGATTACGTCAGAATAATGTGGGACCAGATCTCTGAGG GGAAGGAGCACAACTTCAACACCTACAATGACACCACTTCCAGTTCTCTAGGTGTCCCTTACGACTACGGTTCCATGATGCACTACAGCAAAACCGCCTTCCGTAACGGCACTGAGGCTACCATCGTCACCAAGATCCCCGCCTTCAGCGAGGTCATCGGTCAGCGAATGGAGTTCAGCGACAGCGACCTGCTCAAGCTGCACCGGCTCTATAACTGCAGTAAGA GCTCCACATTCCTGGACTCGTGTGACTTTGAACGTGAAAACATCTGTGGCATGATTCAGGGACGAGAGCGTACAGCCGAATGGTCGCAGGTTTCCAAGGCTGCTGGGGGCCCCGACACAGACTACTCCAACATGGGCAAATGCACTG GTTCGGGGCATTTCATGCACTTCAGTACCGGTACGGCGCCCTTCGGGGCCACAGCTCAGCTGGAGAGCAGGCTTTTATACCCCAAGAGAGGATTCCAGTGTCTGCAGTTCTTCTTCTACAACAGCGCCGGCGCCAGCGACACGCTGAACATCTACGTCCGAGAATATAGCAAAGCCAACCCCGGCGGAACGCTGCGCTTTGTGAAGACCATCGACG GACCCCCTCAGGAGCTTTGGCAAATCCACCATGTGAGTTTAGACGCGAAAACAAAATTCCGGGTCGTCTTTCAAGGAACCAAGGTTAGTTCTGGACCCCCGGCGGGGGGGCTGTCTCTGGATGATATCAACCTTTCTGAGACCACTTGCCCCGAGTTTATATGGCGGGTAAAAAACTTCAGTCACGTTATGGAAAACACCACAAGAAACACATCGATCTTCAGCCCCCCATTCACCTCCAAGGAAGGATACACCTTCCAAATGCAGCTGTACCCCAGCGGTAAGGACGACTACTCTGGCCAGTTGTCAGCCTTCGCTCACCTGGTGGCCCGTGAAGGGGACACAGGACAAATATGGCCATGCCCCTGGAAACAGATGACCATGATGCTGATGGATCAGCATGCACATATCCAGAACCGCATGTCCAACCAGCGCAGTGTCACCACTGACCCCAATATAAAGGCAACAG GCTCCGAGATTTTTTTATGGGATGACCCTCGCAAGATTGGCTCTGAGGTGACGGATACGGACGGGTCCAAGTATTTTCGAGGGCCCGGCGCCGGCACTGCAGTGTACCTCACCCACCTCAGAGCAAGGAGCAGGGATTTTATAAAGGGCGGTGATGCGATCTTTCTCCTCACAATGGAGg ATGTGTCTCATTTGACGACATCTCAGCCTCTGCCTTCCCCAACGCCATCGATTCCCCCGACAaccactgcccccgatgtctgCCTGAATGTGCAATGCCAGAATGACGGAGTCTGCGTAGAGGATGAAGGGAAGGCCGCGTGCAG GTGCTTGGTGGGTAATGACTGGTGGTACTATGGCAACAGCTGTCAGTATAAGGGCTCCATCAAGGACAAAACCAACCTGGCACTCGCCACTTCACTGTCTGTGCTGGGAGTAATGCTGGTGATCACAATAGTCAGCGTCATCTGCATCAAGAAGAAGTACAAGAAAAGCAAATACGACAACAGTGTTGTTATGGCCAACGTGGGTGCTGCTTAG